DNA from Gracilinanus agilis isolate LMUSP501 chromosome 3, AgileGrace, whole genome shotgun sequence:
ttccttataGCAATCTATGGGGGCAAATAGGGAaaggattattttcattttcaggtggagaaactgaggtgcagaggaTTTAAGGATCCTATCTAAGTCCACACAGAGACTAAGTGTGTAAGGCAGGATGCAAATGCAAGTCTTCTGACCTCATTCCAATACAACACACTGCAAtaacaaatgttttttcttaCATTGAAACAAAGTTATTTCTTAGTAACTTCCTCCTAGTATTCCGAATTCCACCTTTTGGgattaaaatagaagaaatttaaCCTCTCTCTCATGATACACCTGCAAAAACTTGGACATGCATTATGCTCCCctaattcctttcttctccaaTTTAGACATCATCAGTTCTTTTAACTGAACCTTGTATATCAAGATGTTTTAGTTTTTTCCTCCTACAGGGTGGCACCCAGAAATGAACACAGATAGTTTGAGTttgaagagatctcagaggccatctctgAATCCAGCCTATGATTAAACAAAATCCTCTCTAATTGCCTGATTCTAAACACCTCTAATCAGGATCACCTGAAGACATCTAGGAGGAGGGGGAACTTTCTGTTTCTTGAAACAGCTCATTCTACTTTGGAGAATCTCTAACTTTTAGGATATTTTCCATAAGGTCATACTAAATCTATTTCTTTGCAACTATAGCATAATGGGCCCTCCTTAACATTTGAGCTtctttggggttaaatgacttgtccaggtatCTGAGCTTCTTTGCACACTATTCTAGGTTTGAGGTACTCTCTTTATATTTGTGTTTGATACCACCGATTTAAGTCATTGGTAACCTCCGCTTTGTCcccaatatttaacaaaatgggATCAAAGACAGATTCCTAGCACTCCGCTAGAGATTTCCCCATAGGTGGACTTTCAATacattaatgattattttttatgatCACTCCACCAGTTCTGAAACTACCAAACTATAGCATCAGCTAACCCATTTCTCTCCATATTGTTCATACAAATTACAGGAGAAAAACCTATAAAAATCCCTCCCTAATCCTACCAACTCACAAAGGGCTCTTATCTTATGCCTTAATTCTATGCCACCTGATGTTTCTAAAACCTGTTGAGCAGGCTGAGTCCCTTTGCCACTCTCCCTTCAGAGAGAGAAACATGAGACGTCAACCAAGGGATTCTTTATTCAAAGGGTGTTCGGGACCCACTGAAGGCATCTGATATATCCTAGCTCCTGGAAGCCACCCTGTACACACCAGTCTTCTGAGGGTGCTTTGGAAACCTCGATCTCATGAAGGTAGAGGTATGCCTGGAGCCAGCTAATTGTTAAATGCCCAGTGTGAATGTTTATACCTCAGGACTGCTAGGAATCAAGGTttgacttattgttttgttgattatctcgaTTTAAGAAAGCGATAgagacaatattaataataaagattaaacttaaaagtctgTCCTGGCCACATTTTGGAGAGCCACTTGTTAAACATTCTCCAGAACATGGCATTGTATGAAGGCATTCTTCAGTGTCTAATCTCTTGGGGTAGATCAACAGCCTGTACCCTTTAAGAACAAGCCTAAAACCAAATACTGACCGTTCTATAACAGACAGTCAACCTACCCTTCctgttcttttttcctctccctccaagAGAAGGGAACATTTTTTCACACACAGGGCCATGATGGAATTCCCATACTTTCACAATATACCTAGGAAATGGGGAAGCCTTGTGGAGAGGGGGGCAGGTGGAGGTAGGGAAGAGAAGTCACTTCAAGGAATCACCTAGGCCCCTGCTTCCCAGTTTTAGCTCATTGTTTACAGTGATGAAATCACGGATCTTGTCCCGGACTTGGGGAGGGGCTGGAGGAGGGCATGTTTAAGTTAGGGGCACTGAGGGGCATTGGGGGAGGGTGCAGAGGTGTCGTAATCTCATCTGTCCTATTTATTGTTCCCAGGGCTCCACGTTCACTGCCCTCTTGCATCTTCTGCAGCCACCAGCATGACCGGGGCCCTGGGAATATTGATAGTACTTGGCCTGTGCTGGCCTTCAGTGCTTGCTCACCCCCTGTGAGTACAATCAGCCCAGGGGGGTCAGCTAGTCATGGAAGGATACCTGATTGGGGGTCTTCTAGAGAATAGGGTGGAAAAGGTGCAAATGAAATGTGAGGAGAGGGATTGGAGCTGTGGGGAAGGATTCAAGATCCCTGATCTCTCTCCAGGGTCCCAAAGCTACAGACAGGAACCGAAGGGGGAAATGTGACTGACCAGCACTCAGATGAAATTGGTGAGTGCATACTGTATCTGTTTGTCTGTCCTCATTTCTAGGTCTCTCCAGATCTCTGTCGCTTTGTCTACTCGAATGTCCATCTAGTTGTCTCTTTACATATTTGCCAGTTATCTCTCTGTCCTAGTTTTTATGCCTCCAACCTGTCTATCCAAGACTATCATTACACCCGTGTATTTAGGCCTCTTTTTATCTAGgttcttgtctgtctgtcttcctgcctccatgccTATCTCTATCTTACTGTATTCCTCATGTCTAATTTTGTCTCCTGCTAGGCCGTTGTTCTGaggattggggttttgatgcAGTAACCTTGGATGAAACTGGGAACATGATTTTCTTCAAAGGTTTGGGCATCAGGGCTGGGGCATTTGGAGGCAAGAGATGGAGATGTTAGGGGTAGGCTAGAGATTGGAGTGGTTAGCAATTGTGAAACTGGTATTTGTAGATCCAAGATGGAATCAGAGATAGGAGCATTTGAGGGTTAGAGATTGGGTTGATGAAGATGAAGTTATTTGGGGATCAGAGATAAAAGATTTAGGAATTtggagacagagatgaagtgCTCAGGAGAAGACAAGAGGGAATTTGTGGAGTTGTGATCCATCTATGGATGGGCTTTTTTTGTCCTGAGAATTGAACTATCCCTGGGACTTTTATCTTGAGAGACTCCCTTGGGGATAGGCTCTAGGATGCCATGTgagttcttcccttctctcctatcACTTCCAGGTGAGTCTGTATGGAAGAATCACAATGGATCCCGTGAGCTGATCTCAGAGACCTGGCCAGAGGTTGAGGTCCCTGTGGATGCTGCCTTCCGTCTGCATCACAAGGCTAAGCCTGGGTTTCATGATGGTGTATATTTGATCAAGGTAGAGttgatgggaggaggaggggcaaagaagagaagagaagggaaagctgGGAGAACCACAGGGAATGAAAACTAACAGGAATAGaggagagaatttttaaaaagagcctcTCTCCAGCCAGGTCCATCTGAGTTAGCAGTGCCCTCATGGAAACAGTgaagaggagtgtgtgtgtgtgtgtgtgtgtgtgtgtgtgtgtgtgtgtgttaatgtgtgtgtgtggaaaaaaaggagagagtgaggggggaagagagagagagaaagagagagagaatgtgtataCATGGAAGGGAGGGCATAAGGTGTAAGGATACACATCCAGGCTaaggtatttgtgtgtgtatttatatgtgtgtgtcagGGTAACAAGGTCTGGGTGTATGTAGCTGGGAAGCTGAAGTCTGGGTACCCAAGACTCCTCCAGAAAGAATTCCCTGGAATCCCATCACCGCTGGATGCAACTGTGGAGTGTCACCCTGGGGAGTGCCAGGATGAGGGGATTCTCTTCTTCCAAGGTTGGTTTGGGGAGTGGGGTCTGAAGAAGTTGACAGACATAGGAGAGAGGTCTGAGGAAGGACCTGTCTCATTTTAGGAGATGTTAGTAACAGATATGGGAATGATCTTAATAGATGTAGGAGGGTATCTCTGACAGACAGAAGAAACAGTGATGCCTCTGACAGGTTCTGGTGGGCATCTCTGACAGATGTGCTGGGGTTTGGGACTTGTAGGTAACCGGACATGGTTCTTGGACCTGGGCACTGGAATGGTGAAGGAACGGATGTGGCACGACCTGAATGAATGCTCTTCAGCCCTGCGCTGGCTTGGTCGCTATTATTGCTTCCAGGGCAGCAAATTCCAACGGTTTAACCCTGTGACAGGGTTGGTACCCCAGAATTATCCCCGTGATATCCGAGATTACTTCATGAGATGCCCTGGGAGAGGTATGAAATTACATATTGTTATTCCCCATGACCCTATGATCTTCCCTGACTCCTACACACCTGATTCGCTGACCCTATGACCTCTTTGTTTTCTCTTGGTCCTCACAACCTTTGACCTCTGTGACTTCATCTGGTCCTATTATTTCTATGACCTCATCAGCACCCCTCCTTGTTCCAGCCTCAGGCTGTCTTTATCCCCCCCTTCACCCCAAAGTTCCCAAGAAATCTCCAGTACTCACCTTGAATCTCAAACTGATCCCTGCACATATGTGACTTCCTCCTCTGCTACTCAGGTCATGGACGTGGGAATGCATCTGTCACCCCTTGCAGCCCGGATTTTGTATTCTCTGCTTTTGTTTCTGATGACCATGGTGCCACATATGGCTTCAAGGGTAAGAGATGAACCTTGGTCCTTGATAATGCAAGCCTCCCTCAGGACTCCTTTCTCATTTCTGGCCCCCTTTGTTATTTTAGAGACTCATAGTACATCCCTGACCCTCTTGCTATTGCTAGGATCCTTAATTCCTGGGCCTCCCCCTTATTTGAAGGATCTTCTTGCCTATTACTAAGTCCAACACTTCTCTAGGCCCTGCCCCATCTTTGGAATCCATCTCTTATCCTTAGGACCCCTCTTCTAGCTCTTAATTCCCCAGGATACTTTGCTGTGGAACTTTTTCATCCCCAACCCAATTTCTTGCCACTTTCTCATTGTATCCATGCTATGTGTCCCACTTATGCCCTACTTGTGTCCTGCCAAAAGTCTTTTATGTCCCTTTCTGATTCAGTCTTCCACATATCCTCCCTATTTCCTTAGGGACGCCAGACCCTATGCCACTGGGAGAACAGTTTGATTTAGGACTAGCTCCCCATGTTCATTCTTTGTTTCCAAAGAGGTCAGAGATTAGTCACTCCTTTCTGAGTTATCACTCTCTGTGGGTTCCAAAAACACTTCCTTCTGAGTTCTCTTCTTCTAGGACTCAGCCTCAAATGGCTCCTCGTTCAGCACAGGCCTGGTTCCTGAGGTTTCTCGAGAGTCTACTTCTCGAGCCTTTCAGGGACAACTAGGGGAAGAATAGCAGATCCTTCCTACCTGTCATGGGACAGAGAAGCTCTTAGTCCTAGAGAAGACATTTCTCTCTGAGCTAAGCTTTTTCTGCTCTTGGCTTTCTCTCTGCTTCATCTTTCTCATCTCATGAGCATCCTACCCAAGCCTCATGTAGTCTCCCTTTTCAGGGCAGAGATAAAGGATTGCCTTTCTATCCCCAGAACCCTTTCCCCACTACCTACTTGCTATGAGCCCAATAGGGGAGGTAACATACCCACTTAGGGAATCCATAAGATCCTACGGGACAGAGATTAGAAAAGAACACTGTCTCTGGTGTCACAAGACCTGACTTTGAATCTTACTTCAAGTAttttctctgtgaccttgggcaagtcttttctttcagtttcttcaggGATAAAATAACAGTGGTAGGGATTGGGCTGGGGAAAATGTACTAGATGATATATAAGGTCTTTCTAGCTCGAACAGCATATGCTCCTTTGATGTTTCAGAGGGGAGCCTGGAACTCTCCCAGGCCTTGACTAGAATTCAGCTTTTCTACTCTTAACTTTAGACATAAAAAGGCAGATTGTTTTATTTCCTATATTCTCATTCCTCACCTTGAGTATGTGAATAAAAAGTCAGCAATTGTGGCTGCTAACAATTCCTGAAGGCCAAACTTTATTCTCAATTTGACCTCTTATGCTATGAAAGACTCCTTTGTTCCAGTTTTCCTCAAATCAGGGCACCAAATGAGATGCTAGATCTGATGgtctagagttgaaagggacctaagTGGGCACTGAGtccaattctttctctccttcccttcaattttatagatgaagaaaatgaagttgagAGAAGTGAGATTTTTTCTGTAGGGCCATACAGAGAGGACACATAGGGCACAGATTTAAAAagatcttagaaaccatctagcacaatcctctaattttacagatgagggaactgaggcccagagaatttaagGGACATGTTCAAAGTCATAGAGGCAAGTAGTTGAAGAAACAGATTTTGAACTAGTTCAGTTGACTCTAAATCCATACTTTCTATTGTACCACTCTAATTAGCAGAGCTATAATTTGAATCCtgatagctaggtagcacaggggataCAGCACTGGACTCGAaatcaggaagaatcatttttatgagttaaaatgtggcctcagactctagttgtgtgattttggacaagtcacttaactctatttgtctctgtttcctcatgtataaaaggagctggagaaggaaatagccaaccactccagttcctttgccaagaaaatcccaagtggggtcatgaagagtaagccAAAATTGAAAATTTGAGTGAAcaataatttgaacccaggttttctgactatAAATTCAATGCCCTTCTAATTATACCACAGAAGAGATCTTTTCTAGATTGTTGCCAACCTTCTCCATTGGGAAGCAATTTTCCGTAAGGAAGCCCCATCCATCCGTTAACCCTAACCTTCATATTCCAGCCTCTGTCCCAAAGTCTTTTGTTAGAATCAGAGACTCCAGGATAATGTTTCCTGAAAAACTAGATTCTAACTAATCCAAGTGATCCagcagtctgatatagatttttcttggccttagtttcccttGGGCAGAGGCCAAAATATCAAAGCAACTGTTTCATCAGGGAAGAACACACCAATCTCCAGGGAGACTGGAGGAGATTCTCTAAGAGTCTTTCTACTAATTTTAGAGATAGAGCCAAGGAAAGTCCAGAGATTCATGGTTCCAGAATTACAGGTACCTCTCCCAAAACAGATTAAGAATACTCCCTATAGCATCTCCAAAGAGTGATTATTTAGCATCCATTTGAATATCTATAGCGATGGGGTACTCACTACCTCTTTAGCCGGATCATTCCATATTGGGACTACTAGAGAGGGTAGAAATAGGAGCAGTTGAATaagtagagaagaagaaaatttagggTTGAGTTTGGGAAGATTCCTAACAAGTAGAGCGATAATTAGGTAGCACTTATCTAGGGCTTTAAAAAGTTTGCAAAGAGCTATGatgtcatctctctctttttttaaccctcattttccatcttagattcaatactgtgtattgattccaagagagaaatttggtaaggactaggcaaacagggtcacacagtgaggaagtgtttgaggccagattagaacccctggacttcctgtctctcaacttactgagtcacctacctgacCTACTctgatgttatctcatttgattttcacaacaaccccaaGAGGTAGGTGctttattatccacattttacagatgaggaaactaaagtagacattagttaagtgacttgcccagggtcacatagctaagcgAGTCGAGATTCAGACTCAAGTCTTTCAATTCTAAGTCCAGTGGAGTCATCTAGCTATCCAAAGGTATAATGAGCTTCCTCAGGAGGTAAGAGATTCCTCCACAGTAGAGATTTTCAAACAAGAGCTGGCTGGCCAACTGGAAGGAATGCTTATTTCAGCATGCATTGGACtatgaggtcctttccaactctgagattctgtgattctgtactACCCCTGCATCAGCAGATGTTTTTGTCTATTCCCCATTTGTTCTCTGTATCCCTCTGTCTTCGTGATCTCCATGTCAGCCTGTAGTCCTCGTATCCTCTTACATCCTCTTGTCCCCCATGTCATTTGGCTCCCCATCCACTTGGCATATTGCCTTCaaaggaagtgcttaataaatgcttttccactCTGTATGTGCCCTTATTCATATCCATTATATCCCCAGTGTCCTTACTATGCCATATCCTCTCATATGTCATACCTATGAtcttgtatatctttttttcctcctatggATATTCCCTGAAGGTTCCAGTTACTGGCGTCTGGACTCAGGGAGGGATGGCTGGCACAGTTGGCCCATTGCACACCACTGGCCACAGGGACCATCGAGTGTGGATGCTGCCTTCTCTTGGGAGAAAAAGCTCTACCTGATTGAGGTATTGGCTATAAGAAGGCAGAGGGAGAATTGAGGAAGGTCAAAAAGACACAAAGGGAGGGTCAGAGGGACATATAGTTGTCCTTATAGTTTTCTACATTGCACCAATTTGTCAATCTCTACAGGGCACCCAGATCTACATCTTCCTGACAGAGGGGGGCTACCGCCTAGTGGATGGGTATCCTCGGAAATTGCACAAGGAGCTGGGAAGCCCACATGGAATCTACCTTTCTTCTGTGGATGCTGCCTTCACTTGCCCTAACTCATCACAGCTCTACATTATCTCTGGTGAGGGCTTGGGTAGACAGGGAACTACTggggtgtgtatgtatatatatgtagtagTTGGAGGAGTGGGGTAAAATAACTTCTTCCATAATATCTCAGATTCTCTGGGACTTTGTCAGAATTATGTCAACTATGTGACAGGGATTCCTTGAAGCCAGGCTGTGCCAGGTGGCGACAGGCTCTTCTTCAATGTGGTAGGGTCTTCAGGGTTATATAGGGGCCTTCTATGGGATATAGATAGGTTTTTCCTAAGCTATGGCCCAGTCCCCTGGGCTGCAATATCATCTCCTGGGTTATAGTGGGATCTTCCAAGACAGAGAGGAGCCTCTAATAGAGCTGATGGGATGACTGGTCTTTTTCTCACAGGGAGAATGATGTGGCAGCTTGACCTCATGCTAGGTGGAAAGGATCCATGGTCAGAGTTTAAGATACCCCATAACCATGTGGATGGAGTTCTGTGCAAACCTCATGAGCTCTATGTGGTCAGTGGCTCCAATGCATACCGTTACCGAGATCCTGAGGAACTCAGGACTACCAAAATCCCCCCTCCACCCCAGAGTGTGGCCTCCAGACTCCTGAATTGCAGACAATGAGGAGATTTGGTCAGACTTTCCCCTTATTCATCCCCTGACCCACTGGGACTTTTCATAAGAACCATGCCTTTAcataataaaatttagaaattattctgAACCTTTGTTCCCTACTCATCTGTCCATTCATCCATCATTTGGCTAAGTATTGTTGAACtggcagtcaggaagatctgagtattGATCCTATTTCCAATATTTGCCTCCagtgtgacccttgacaaatcacttagcttctctcatactcaagtttccttatctgtaaaatgtgggtaatAATTTTATTATCAACCTCACaagggtgttgtgaggatcaaatgaaatactggtaaggtgttttgcaaaccttaaaatgctatataatttttagatattactattattagtgTAAAGAAAACAGAATTCAGATATGAATGCCTTGGTATTCTACTCTTGTAGAGAaagtgggaaagtcacttaaatttttgtgtctcagttttcttcacctgtaaagtaAGGGATTGGTCTAGATTAACTCAGTGTACCATTCTAGACTGAAATATGATGCTTTGATCATTCATTTGGTTGTCCATTTATCTGTACACACCACCTACATGTCCATTCATTTATACATTTACCTCCATCCATCCAACTACTTGTCATCAATGAATCCATCCAAATACTCCTCATCTGACTAATCTGCCCATCTAttcctccatccatccattcttccatccatccattcatataCTGATTTATCCATACCTTCATCCTACCATCCCCTCAGCCATCCACTTATCCATCTGCCTGTCCATACCTCTGTAACAACACATGACTATGGCAGTTTCCCCACTAGCCATTGGTGTCTGTTGTTTCCCCCTTCATTTTCTGGCCATCCTTGGATGCCTTAGAGTATCAGAAAAGAGGATGTTAATTGTCTGGGGGCATTTAAAACAAAGGCAGTTGCCAGAGGCtgttcttttaaaacaaatttccacataatttttccaaagttgtataatccaaattgtctctctccttccttccctccccactctcagagcCAGAAAGCAATTCATTTTGGGTTATACACattattatcacacaaaacatgtttccacatttttcatttttgtatgtgaatgatgttataaaaccaaaatactaaaacataaacccaaataaacaagtgataaatcatatgctttcatctgcattcttattccaacagtactttctctggaggtggatggcattctttttcataagttcttcagaattgttctggatcattgtattgctgttaatagcaaagtctatcacatttgattgttccacaatattgttgtgcTTTGTAccatgtttttctggttctgcttatttcactctgcattagttcatgtaggtctttctagcttttcctaaaatcatcctattcatcattacttatagcacaataatattccatcatcgttgtataccacaatttgtccagtcattccccaattgagggacatccctttagtttcttaatctttgccaccacaaagagagcagctgtAAGTAttttgtataaacaggtcctttcccattttaaaaaaatctctttgggatctggacctaggagtggtattattggatcaaaggttaggcattcttttatagatcTTGgtgcataactccaaattgccctccagaatggttgtattagttcacaactccatcagcaatgcaatagtgttccaattttgccacatctcatccaatgtttatcattttcccttattGTCATATCGGACAATCTGaaaggtgtgagatgatacctcacagttgttttaatttgcatttctctaatcaagggacattaagaacatttttcatgtgattattgataactttgattccttcatctgaaaactgtctattcatatccttcgaccatttatcaattaaaacgacttggattcttatgaatttgacttagttctttatatatttgagaaatgagatctttatcagagaaatttgctataaaaattttcttcccagtttgttgtttcccttccaaccttggttgcattggttttatttgcacaaacccctttttattttaatataatcgaaattattcattttatatcttacaatGCTCTCTATCCAGGGGTTGTTCTGATGTAACATTATAAGGGGGATATTTTGAGAAAGTTGTCTGTTTTACTGGAAAAGATATAAGAGGCAAAAACTATCTCAATATATAAAAGGCCTGTGCTTGCAGTGTCAGTTCAGGAGGggtctttcttttggttttactgGGGCCTACTCTCACCTCCTAGAACTGAGAAGCAACACCAGATGATACCAGGGATGACACAGACGAACTTTGTAGACACCTGGCTAAGGTGACTTGTGTCAGACACAGCTAGCTAACAGGAGTTGAGATTGGTTACTATGAGAGCTGAAAGTAGGCAGCTTTTGCCTGGTTTGCCAGGCTGGAGCTAGATGGCAGTAAAGCAGTATCCTTCCTGCATAAGACATGGAAAATGGAGTTCTGGAGAGATCCTTCCTAAAAAGTCACTGAGACTTGTGTAGTGAATATCTGGTCAAGAGATTAGGTAAAGAAGGTTAAGATTGCAGATCTTTTTGGGAGTGATGGCTGTGGAGGAAGGAGATAGCTGCTGCTTGGAAGTTTCAGTTTGTACCTTccaatgaataaatatattacaAACTATATATGAGAATGAGTAGTCCTTTTGGGTCACATTGACTTGGAAAAGAATTTCGGTGGGACATGGGCCATTTCATAGATTATGCATTAGGGCTGGCCATATGCATATGCCTTAAAGTAGACTGAATTTGGGCTGAGAACACAAAAGGAGAGAACTCAGGCACTCACATAAACTTCCCTCCATGCACTCCATGTTTAATCACACAGACCTCCTTGCAGTTTCTCAAAAAGGattcttcatctcttttcccTGTACTTTTGTTCCTATGACTGCAACACTTTGACATTTCACCCTTGTCTGTtagttttcctgatttctcttaAGACTCAGACCAAATACTACTTTCTTCATATCTTTCCTGTTTTCCCAAACTGctaatgtttttccttttcagattaCCTATTGTCTATTctgcatatatcttgtatgtacctaattatttacatgttgacTCCCTCATTTACACATACACTCACTGAGGGCAGAgagtacttttatttatttatttatttattttgcttttctgtatATCTCCAGCAATTAGTAGAGTTCCTGGAATATTGTAAACCTATTGCACCccctttaaaaactcttactgTCTCTCTACAATCAATTGCAGTGTGAATTCAGGGGGTGGTTTTTTGATTTAACTAGGGTCTGCCCTCACTTCCTAGGACTAAGAAGTggttcccaaggcagaagagtggtaaggactatgcGATTGGAAGTAATTTGCttagggtcaaacaactaggaaggatctaagccatatttgaacccaggacttcctgtctccaggcttgatgCTCTCTCCGCTGAGCCAACTAGTTGCCCTAgtaaactctttttttccctaattctttctttctacctctttccttctttctttctttctttctttctttctttctttctttctttctttcNNNNNNNNNNNNNNNNNNNNNNNNNNNNNNNNNNNNNNNNNNNNNNNNNNNNNNNNNNNNNNNNNNNNNNNNNNNNNNNNNNNNNNNNNNNNNNNNNNNNNNNNNNNNNNNNNNNNNNNNNNNNNNNNNNNNNNNNNNNNNNNNNNNNNNNNNNNNNNNNNNNNNNNNNNNNNNNNNNNNNNNNNNNNNNNNNNNNNNNNNNNNNNNNNNNNNNNNNNNNNNNNNNNNNNNNNNNNNNNNNNNNNNNNNNNNNNNNNNNNNNNNNNNNNNNNNNNNNNNNNNNNNNNNNNNNNNNNNNNNNNNNNNNNNNNNNNNNNNNNNNNNNNNNNNNNNNNNNNNNNNNNNNNNNNNNNNNNNNNNNNNNNNNNNNNNNNNNNNNNNNNNNNNNNNcctccctcttccttccttccttccttccttccttccttccttccttcctttctttctttctttctttctttctttctttctttctttctttctttctttctttctttctttctctctttctctctttctctctttctctctttctctctttctctctttctttctttcttcttttttaaattctttgccactacaaaaagagctgccaaaatatttttgtccatttaAGTTCCTTTCCATTATCtctgatgtctttgggatataggcccaatagtagtattgctgggtcaaagggtatgcacaattttatggctgtttgattttggttccatattgctctccagaatggctgtatccatacacagctccaccaacaatgtattagtgtcctgatttcttcatatcccctcgaacatttatcattttcctttttgattatgttagccaatctggtaggtgtgatgTAGTATcttagggttgttttaatttgtttttctctaatcaatactgatttggagcattttttcttgtaactatagatagttttaatttcttcctctgagatttgcctgttcatatcttttgaccatttttcaattggagaatgctttg
Protein-coding regions in this window:
- the HPX gene encoding hemopexin yields the protein MRGEPRTDPVVRGCDLNEKPAKEIEKEQSDRQEENQERGLSQKAEEKMVSIVSKASERSRRHRVSERAPRSLPSCIFCSHQHDRGPGNIDSTWPVLAFSACSPPSRVPKLQTGTEGGNVTDQHSDEIGRCSEDWGFDAVTLDETGNMIFFKGESVWKNHNGSRELISETWPEVEVPVDAAFRLHHKAKPGFHDGVYLIKGNKVWVYVAGKLKSGYPRLLQKEFPGIPSPLDATVECHPGECQDEGILFFQGNRTWFLDLGTGMVKERMWHDLNECSSALRWLGRYYCFQGSKFQRFNPVTGLVPQNYPRDIRDYFMRCPGRGHGRGNASVTPCSPDFVFSAFVSDDHGATYGFKGSSYWRLDSGRDGWHSWPIAHHWPQGPSSVDAAFSWEKKLYLIEGTQIYIFLTEGGYRLVDGYPRKLHKELGSPHGIYLSSVDAAFTCPNSSQLYIISGRMMWQLDLMLGGKDPWSEFKIPHNHVDGVLCKPHELYVVSGSNAYRYRDPEELRTTKIPPPPQSVASRLLNCRQ